In Mastigocladopsis repens PCC 10914, a single window of DNA contains:
- a CDS encoding precorrin-2 C(20)-methyltransferase — MTKGRLYGVGVGPGDPELLTLKALRLLRSCPVVAYQSAEDKESIARGIVAQYLPGNQIEVQYHLPRALDPYAAQPIYDQVVTPIAEHLGAGRDVVVLCEGDPLFYGSFMYVFTRLSDQFETEVVPGVSSPMGCASALGVPLSYRNDVFSVLPATLPAEVLEAQLLNADAGAIIKLQRHFTKVRDALYKLGLASRARYIERGTMAAQRIIPLDDVDPAQVPYFSMVLVPSKSHL, encoded by the coding sequence ATGACGAAAGGTCGTCTTTACGGAGTTGGAGTGGGACCGGGTGATCCAGAACTTTTAACACTAAAAGCACTGCGGTTATTACGGTCTTGTCCAGTCGTTGCCTATCAATCGGCAGAAGATAAGGAGAGTATTGCTAGAGGTATCGTAGCCCAATATCTGCCTGGCAATCAAATTGAGGTACAATATCATCTCCCGCGTGCTCTTGATCCGTATGCGGCGCAACCGATTTATGACCAAGTTGTCACCCCGATTGCAGAACATCTTGGCGCTGGACGGGATGTGGTGGTATTGTGCGAGGGCGATCCGTTGTTTTACGGCTCGTTCATGTACGTATTTACACGACTGTCTGACCAGTTTGAAACAGAAGTTGTGCCAGGGGTTTCTTCACCGATGGGATGTGCTTCGGCACTTGGAGTCCCCCTGAGTTATCGTAACGATGTTTTCAGTGTACTGCCAGCTACACTGCCAGCTGAAGTTTTGGAAGCACAATTGTTAAATGCTGATGCTGGTGCGATTATTAAGCTGCAACGGCATTTTACGAAAGTTCGTGATGCTTTGTATAAACTAGGGCTTGCCTCACGGGCGCGTTACATAGAGCGAGGAACGATGGCGGCACAACGAATTATCCCTCTAGATGACGTTGATCCTGCCCAAGTGCCTTACTTTTCAATGGTTCTGGTTCCAAGTAAGAGTCATTTATGA
- a CDS encoding precorrin-8X methylmutase: MTIDYIRDGNEIYRKSFATIRSEANLSVLAPDVAHVAVRLIHACGMTDIVDDITASPTAVVSGRTVLAAGAPILCDCRMVAEGITRRRLPADNCVICTLNDPEVPELAQKLGTTRSAAALELWLPKLEGAVVAIGNAPTALFRLLEMLDAGVPKPALILGFPVGFVGAAESKAALAADSRDVPFITLHGRRGGSAIAAAAVNALAREEE; encoded by the coding sequence ATGACTATTGACTACATTCGAGATGGTAACGAAATATATCGCAAATCCTTTGCTACTATTCGCTCAGAAGCAAATCTGTCTGTGCTTGCTCCTGATGTGGCGCATGTTGCCGTGCGTCTCATTCATGCTTGCGGCATGACAGATATTGTTGATGATATAACAGCTTCACCAACAGCTGTGGTGTCGGGGCGTACAGTTTTAGCAGCAGGGGCACCAATTCTATGTGATTGTCGGATGGTCGCAGAAGGCATTACGCGGCGGCGACTGCCAGCAGACAATTGCGTGATTTGCACCCTTAATGATCCCGAAGTGCCAGAACTTGCCCAAAAACTGGGAACCACCCGTTCTGCCGCTGCTTTGGAATTGTGGCTACCAAAGTTAGAAGGGGCAGTGGTCGCAATTGGTAATGCACCCACCGCTTTATTCCGGTTATTGGAAATGCTGGATGCTGGGGTTCCGAAACCTGCGCTGATTTTGGGTTTTCCTGTGGGGTTCGTGGGGGCAGCAGAGTCGAAAGCCGCACTGGCAGCAGATAGTCGTGATGTTCCATTTATAACATTACATGGTCGGCGGGGTGGGAGTGCGATCGCCGCCGCCGCAGTTAACGCTTTAGCGAGGGAGGAAGAGTGA
- the cobG gene encoding precorrin-3B synthase — translation MPLPSHFVSCPGLFYKTSARDGILSRIRIPGGILSGGQCRVIADLADEFGTGYVNVTNRANLQVREIRKEMTADVLRVLQEIGIASAIPEVDHLRNIMGSPTAGIDPYELIDTRALIRELDNYITTHAELAPLSPKFSVAFDGGGSVSIGDRLNDIVLTAVMHDTSVYFRLKLNLGASLFEPFIDTGILLKPEECLEVVATMARVYLQHLTVGTGKIIPNRKSHQLRLWEVLNNLGVERFLQEIERCLPYLLRRRWECRDVARNVFTKYQHIGVHPQRLKGLSYIGVVIPVGKLETWQMRKLADIAETYGSGTLRLTPWQNLLISDIPQQWIPHTKSIIENLGLHWSVTNIRSALVACAGNTGCASSATDTKGHALALAKYLDNRLTNGHLPQVGEPAHGSVLLNQSVNIHFTGCQKSCAQHSTSDIALLGVSIEQEGQTETVEGYKVYVGDGNSNEKFGRELYQWIPFAELPQLIERMLQIYMAKRANSNESFGEFANRYAIADLQRLFEKGEWLVVSG, via the coding sequence GTGCCATTACCGAGTCATTTTGTCAGTTGTCCTGGTCTTTTTTATAAAACGTCCGCACGAGATGGTATATTATCTCGCATTCGCATACCTGGAGGAATACTGTCAGGAGGGCAGTGTCGTGTCATAGCTGACTTAGCTGATGAGTTTGGGACTGGGTATGTCAATGTTACCAATCGTGCCAACCTCCAAGTCCGTGAAATCCGCAAGGAAATGACTGCTGATGTTTTGAGAGTCCTACAGGAAATTGGCATAGCTTCAGCCATTCCAGAAGTTGATCATCTCCGCAACATCATGGGTAGTCCCACAGCTGGCATCGACCCATACGAATTAATTGATACTCGAGCGCTGATCCGCGAGTTGGATAATTATATTACAACTCATGCGGAGCTAGCACCACTTTCACCGAAATTCAGTGTTGCTTTTGATGGCGGTGGTTCTGTGTCGATAGGCGATCGCCTCAATGATATCGTCTTGACTGCTGTTATGCATGATACAAGCGTTTACTTCCGCCTCAAACTGAATTTAGGTGCATCACTGTTTGAACCATTCATTGATACAGGCATTCTGCTAAAACCAGAGGAGTGTCTAGAGGTTGTGGCTACAATGGCGAGAGTCTATTTGCAGCATCTAACTGTAGGGACTGGGAAAATCATTCCTAATCGTAAATCTCACCAATTGCGTCTTTGGGAGGTTTTGAACAACTTAGGCGTTGAAAGATTTCTCCAAGAAATTGAGCGTTGTCTTCCCTATTTACTGCGGAGGCGATGGGAATGTAGAGACGTTGCACGCAATGTCTTTACCAAATACCAACACATAGGCGTCCATCCCCAACGACTCAAAGGACTATCCTACATCGGTGTTGTGATACCCGTTGGTAAATTGGAAACCTGGCAAATGCGTAAATTAGCGGATATTGCTGAAACCTACGGTAGTGGCACTCTTAGACTGACACCTTGGCAAAACCTGCTGATATCAGATATTCCTCAACAGTGGATTCCTCATACAAAAAGTATAATCGAAAACTTAGGATTGCATTGGTCTGTAACCAACATTCGCAGCGCCCTAGTCGCCTGCGCTGGGAATACGGGATGTGCCTCTTCAGCAACGGATACCAAAGGTCACGCCTTGGCACTAGCTAAGTATTTAGATAACCGCCTAACTAACGGACACTTGCCTCAAGTCGGGGAACCAGCCCACGGCAGTGTCCTCCTTAACCAATCAGTCAATATTCACTTTACAGGTTGCCAAAAATCCTGTGCCCAGCATAGCACAAGCGATATCGCTCTACTAGGTGTCAGTATTGAACAGGAGGGGCAAACAGAAACAGTGGAAGGCTATAAAGTCTACGTGGGTGACGGTAACAGCAACGAAAAATTTGGACGAGAACTTTACCAGTGGATACCATTTGCAGAATTGCCCCAATTGATAGAACGAATGCTGCAAATTTATATGGCAAAACGTGCTAATTCTAATGAGTCATTTGGAGAATTCGCCAACCGATATGCTATTGCAGACTTGCAAAGGTTATTTGAAAAAGGAGAGTGGTTAGTGGTTAGTGGATAG